The following proteins are encoded in a genomic region of Maylandia zebra isolate NMK-2024a linkage group LG1, Mzebra_GT3a, whole genome shotgun sequence:
- the LOC101484342 gene encoding stomatin, translated as MAGDNEDTALKEARRRERQVTLENTDSDIGFCGWLLVGLSLLLVLLTLPLSIWMCIKIVKEYERAIIFRLGRILRGGAKGPGLFFIVPCTDSFINVDMRTITFDIPPQEVLTKDSVTVSVDGVVYYRVQNATLAVANITNADAATRLLAQTTLRNVLGTKNLAEILSDREEIAHSMQSSLDDATDDWGIKVERVEIKDVKLPLQLQRAMAAEAEASREARAKVIAAEGEMNASRALKEASLVIAESPSALQLRYLQTLNTIAAEKNSTIIFPLPLEMMQGLIKH; from the coding sequence ATGGCTGGCGACAACGAGGACACCGCCCTGAAAGAAGCCAGGAGACGCGAGCGTCAGGTAACTTTGGAGAATACTGACTCGGACATCGGGTTTTGCGGCTGGCTGCTGGTCggcctctccctcctcctcgtgCTGCTCACCTTGCCCTTATCTATCTGGATGTGCATCAAGATCGTGAAGGAGTACGAGAGGGCCATTATCTTCCGCCTGGGGCGCATTTTGCGTGGTGGAGCCAAAGGACCGGGTTTGTTCTTCATCGTGCCGTGCACCGACAGCTTCATTAACGTGGACATGCGCACCATCACCTTCGACATCCCACCTCAAGAGGTTCTGACCAAAGACTCGGTGACAGTGAGCGTTGATGGCGTGGTCTACTATCGCGTCCAGAATGCCACCCTGGCTGTGGCCAACATCACTAACGCGGATGCAGCCACGCGCCTGCTGGCCCAGACCACCCTGAGGAACGTGCTGGGCACCAAGAACCTGGCCGAGATCCTGTCCGACCGCGAGGAGATCGCGCACAGCATGCAGTCGTCACTGGATGACGCCACGGATGACTGGGGAATCAAGGTGGAGAGGGTGGAGATCAAAGATGTGAAGCTGCCCCTCCAGCTCCAGAGAGCCATGGCGGCTGAGGCAGAGGCGAGTCGCGAGGCCAGAGCCAAGGTGATCGCCGCCGAGGGGGAGATGAACGCGTCGCGGGCGCTCAAGGAGGCCTCCCTGGTGATCGCAGAGTCTCCGTCCGCCCTGCAGCTGCGCTACCTGCAGACCCTCAACACCATCGCTGCCGAGAAGAACTCCACCATCATTTTCCCGCTGCCGCTGGAGATGATGCAGGGCCTCATCAAACACTGA
- the tmem208 gene encoding transmembrane protein 208 translates to MAPKGKVGTKGKKQIYEENEATLKFYTRVILGANAIYAAVNFLVFYSSSTFWTWLLLVFALAVYVGSYRSMAAMAKPAFADDGSLLDGGIDLNMEQGMAEHLKDVILLTAIVQVLSTISSYFWYLWLLAPARALYLLWVNFLGPWFMAESPSAPEEVNEKKQRRQERRQMRRF, encoded by the exons ATGGCG CCCAAAGGTAAAGTTGGCACGAAGGGAAAGAAGCAGATCTACGAGGAGAATGAAGCCACTCTGAAGTTCTACACGAGAGTCATCCTCGGAGCGAAT GCGATATACGCCGCTGTAAATTTCTTGGTTTTCTACAGTTCGTCCACATTTTGGACATGG TTGCTGCTCGTGTTCGCGTTGGCGGTGTACGTCGGGAGTTACCGCTCCATGGCAGCCATGGCCAAGCCGGCGTTTGCTGACGACGGAAGTCTCCTGGACGGAGGGATAGACCTAAACATGGAGCAGGGAATGGCAGA ACACCTGAAGGACGTGATCCTGCTCACAGCCATAGTGCAAGTGCTCAGCACCATCTCCTCTTACTTCTGGTATCTCTGGCTGCTG gccCCGGCCCGTGCCCTCTACTTGCTGTGGGTAAACTTCCTGGGCCCCTGGTTTATGGCAGAAAGCCCGTCGGCGCCGGAGGAGGTGAACGAGAAGAAGCAGAGAAGACAAGAGCGCAGGCAGATGAGACGATTCTGA
- the LOC101484891 gene encoding mothers against decapentaplegic homolog 6 — translation MFKSRRPGLVRRLWRSRVVTESDGRDGSRRGEGERNGEWGRHSGKLHRHEQRSMTHTDTAPGLTGEAGDLTEGAEREDEEQPDDDRGAMCVPEHRGSRRGQESDSRTVTCCLFGEWDFRPRSSYWAARKDGAGPCQCAPRRGVLEEDLASTAHAFLKRLKERSLDALVKAVETKGGIPGECVMVPNTELRLGAHHISPYYLLCKLFRWGDLPLSARLKSLCHCQSFGAVDSAKVCCNPHHYSRLCGPESPPPPYSLSRSDEHKPLDSSLSYTETAPPLFSNPPLNMPRDYTDTGTSIGSVTSGGHRSHWCSVAYWEQRTRVGRLYPAYEPSLSIFYDLPQGTGLCLSQLQANAYHSRRDDPGSHSLLGHHGHHRHGGSSSSSVQQIRSKIGFGIVLSHEPDGVWVYNRSQHPVFVHSPTLDPPSARRLNVKRVMPGFSLKVFDYECSSWMAEHSVKPESQEGPWDPHSVRISFAKGWGPCYSRQFITSCPCWLEVLLNNHR, via the exons ATGTTCAAGTCGAGACGCCCAGGTCTTGTACGGCGACTCTGGAGAAGCCGTGTGGTCACCGAGAGCGACGGGCGGGATGGAAGCAGACGAGGTGAAGGAGAGCGGAACGGTGAGTGGGGCAGACACTCGGGTAAGCTCCACAGACACGAGCAGCGGTcgatgacacacacagacacggcTCCGGGACTCACGGGGGAGGCTGGAGACCTGACAGAGGGCGCGGAGAGAGAGGACGAGGAACAGCCCGACGATGACCGGGGTGCCATGTGCGTCCCGGAGCACAGAGGCTCCCGGCGAGGACAGGAGAGCGACAGCAGGACGGTGACgtgttgtttgtttggggaATGGGATTTCAGACCTCGGAGCTCTTACTGGGCCGCGAGAAAAGACGGAGCTGGCCCCTGTCAGTGCGCACCGAGGCGTGGGGTTCTGGAGGAGGACCTTGCGAGCACCGCTCACGCTTTTTTGAAGAGACTCAAGGAGAGGTCTCTGGACGCCTTGGTGAAGGCTGTGGAGACCAAAGGAGGGATACCCGGCGAGTGCGTTATGGTGCCGAATACTGAGCTGCGGCTCGGTGCTCATCACATCTCTCCATACTATCTCCTTTGTAAGCTGTTCCGCTGGGGCGACCTGCCGCTCTCAGCGCGACTCAAATCGCTGTGCCACTGCCAGAGCTTCGGTGCGGTGGACAGCGCAAAGGTGTGCTGCAATCCTCATCACTACAGCCGCTTATGCGGGCCAG AATCGCCTCCACCTCCATACTCTCTGTCCCGTTCAGATGAACACAAGCCACTGG ACTCATCTCTGTCTTACACTGAAACTGCGCCACCCCTCTTCTCCAATCCGCCTCTCAATATGCCAAGAGACTACACAG ACACTGGTACCTCCATCGGCTCGGTGACCTCTGGCGGACATCGCTCTCACTGGTGTAGTGTTGCTTACTGGGAGCAGCGCACACGCGTGGGTCGCCTTTATCCAGCCTACGAGCCCTCACTCAGCATCTTCTATGACCTACCTCAGGGCACTGGCCTCTGTCTTAGCCAACTCCAAGCCAACGCCTACCATAGCCGGCGTGACGACCCAGGGAGCCACAGCTTGTTAGGTCATCACGGACATCACAGGCACGgagggagcagcagcagcagtgtgcaGCAGATACGCAGTAAAATTGGTTTCGGCATCGTTCTGAGTCACGAGCCGGACGGAGTTTGGGTGTACAATCGCAGCCAGCACCCGGTGTTTGTTCACTCGCCCACTCTGGACCCGCCCAGTGCTCGAAGGCTAAACGTGAAGAGGGTGATGCCGGGCTTTTCTCTCAAGGTGTTCGATTATGAGTGCTCCAGCTGGATGGCAGAGCACAGCGTAAAGCCCGAGAGCCAGGAGGGGCCCTGGGACCCCCACAGTGTTCGCATCAGTTTTGCAAAAGGATGGGGGCCCTGCTACTCCAGACAGTTCATCACTTCCTGCCCCTGCTGGCTGGAGGTGCTGCTCAATAACCACAGatag